A genomic window from Purpureocillium takamizusanense chromosome 2, complete sequence includes:
- the ADE12 gene encoding Adenylosuccinate synthase (EggNog:ENOG503NWD9~COG:F), with translation MRPRMHRGVLRGRAPTLTVTHTGDEGKGKLTDILCPEVRLCARAAGGHNAGHSIVANGVSYSFHLLPSGLVNPNCINLIGSGVVFHVPSFFKELGELEEKGLKTDDRILVSDRCQVNFDLHAAVDGLEEVELGARKIGTTGRGIGPSYSTKAARSGVRIHEIFDVPTFERKLRQLASGYKKRFGDLLKYDVEEEIARFKDYRQKLAPYCIDAVQFMKQAQDRNEKILIEGANALMLDIDYGTYPYVTSSNTGLGGIFTGLALNPTKIDRIIGVVKAYTTRVGEGIFKTEDLGEAGTKLQEIGREWGVSTGRKRRCGWLDLVVLKYSVSINHYTALNLTKLDVLDTFPVLKVAVAYKSPEGEELDYFPADLAFLEQCEVVYKEFEGWQKPTTHAKTFYDLPKQAREYIEFIEQYTGVKIGWIGTGPSRDDMITRAQ, from the exons ATGCGCCCGCGCATGCATCGCGGGGTATTACGAGGGCGAGCCCCAACGCTGACCGTGACGCACACAGGAgacgagggcaagggcaagctcACCGATATCCTCTGCCCCGAGGTGCGCCTTTGCGCCCGGGCCGCT GGCGGCCATAATGCTGGGCATTCCATTGT AGCAAATGGTGTTTCTTACAG CTTCCACCTTTTGCCGTCCGGCCTCGTTAACCCCAACTGCATCAACCTCATCGGCtccggcgtcgtcttccacGTTCCCAGCTTCTTCAAGGAGCTTGGCGAATTGGAGGAGAAGGGCCTCAAGACCGACGACCGCATCCTCGTCTCGGACCGCTGCCAGGTCAACTTTGACCtccatgccgccgtcgatggcctcgaggaagTCGAG CTCGGCGCGCGCAAGATTGGTACCACCGGCCGCGGTATTGGTCCCTCGTATAGCACAAAGGCCGCCCGTAGCGGCGTCCGCATCCACGAAATCTTCGACGTGCCCACCTTCGAGCGCAAGCTGCGCCAGCTTGCGAGCGGCTACAAGAAGCGCTTTGGCGACCTGCTCAAgtacgacgtcgaggaggagattgcGCGCTTCAAGGACTACCGCCAGAAGCTCGCGCCGTACtgcatcgacgccgtgcaGTTCATGAAGCAGGCCCAAGACAGGAACGAGAAGATACTCATCGAGGGCGCCAACGCCCTCATGCTCGACATTGACTACGGCACGTACCCCTAtgtcaccagcagcaacaccgGTCTCGGCGGCATTTTCACCGGCCTGGCCCTGAACCCCACCAAAATTGACCGCATCAttggcgtcgtcaaggcctACACcacgcgcgtcggcgagggcatctTCAAGACGGAGGACCTTGGCGAAGCCGGCACCAAGCTCCAGGAGATTGGCCGCGAGTGGGGCGTCAGCACCGGCCGCaagcgccgctgcggctggctcgacctcgtcgttcTCAAGTACTCGGTCTCCATCAACCACTACACGGCCCTCAACCTGACCAAGCTCGATGTGCTGGACACATTCCCCGTCCTCAAGGTGGCCGTCGCCTACAAGTCccccgagggcgaggagcttgacTATTTCCCCGCCGATCTGGCCTTCCTCGAGCAGTGCGAGGTCGTGTACAAGGAGTTTGAGGGCTGGCAGAAGCCCACGACTCACGCCAAGACCTTT TATGATCTGCCTAAGCAGGCGCGCGAGTATATTGAGTTCATTGAGCAGTACACTGGG GTCAAGATTGGCTGGATCGGCACCGGTCCTTCGCGCGATGACATGATTACCCGCGCTCAGTAA
- a CDS encoding uncharacterized protein (EggNog:ENOG503PYB2) → MSHPFFNPLIARDLSFATEVHFMVGQKLREPAPLDGKRKWACPANAQNPIDRILTEMTRVIDASTQEGCIKRGSEPRDETTVWEHEAPNKWLVTPSCRSWPGDQAPRGYKWHSFKLRSPFFSHQGFDAPPHTPHPFQRPLDLLQRDFLIHLNASTQFNVLVRLNSSCTDLTAAKRLVSLVWLFEKLFLVPLTPKQQINSGRALMVTENSKLAENSGNIFPQREVPVELRNTHPRYKSRNSRLEKETSDIWKAQSVQELDLLMCRDEPPARRGVPLAFSLIQAPEPATPAGHATWYAAFRYAPWHSPDQYPLRATVPWLRVLFSIVAASQLTTFQFKQFAEDMLDHMLDLIRVRATEREYLGSIMRKLALSVDERNWRTILDLYAEREAQRS, encoded by the exons ATGTCTCACCCGTTCTTCAAC CCTCTTATCGCCCGAGACCTATCTTTCGCCACCGAGGTGCACTTCATGGTGGGCCAAAAGCTGCGAGAACCAGCCCCTCTTGACGGAAAAAGGAAATGGGCTTGTCCTGCAAACGCGCAGAACCCAATCGACAGAATTCTCACAGAGATGACGCGGGTCATCGACGCCAGCACCCAGGAGGGATGTATCAAGCGGGGGAGCGAGCCACGCGACGAGACCACCGTGTGGGAGCACGAAGCTCCCAATAAATGGTTGGTGACGCCATCCTGCCGTTCATGGCCAGGCGATCAAGCTCCACGGGGCTACAAGTGGCACAGCTTCAAGCTGCGCAGTCCGTTCTTTTCCCATCAAGGTTTTGATGCGCCTCCGCACACGCCGCACCCGTTCCAGCGGCCCCTTGATCTCCTCCAGAGAGATTTTCTCATACACTTGAACGCTTCGACCCAGTTCAACGTCCTCGTGCGGCTCAACAGCTCCTGCACAGATCTCACTGCCGCCAAGAGGCTTGTGTCCCTCGTGTGGCTCTTTGAGAAGCTGTTCCTTGTCCCGCTGACCCCCAAACAGCAAATCAACAGCGGTCGGGCCTTGATGGTAACAGAAAATAGCAAGCTCGCCGAAAACAGCGGCAATATATTCCCGCAGCGGGAAGTGCCAGTCGAGCTGCGAAACACCCACCCGCGGTACAAGAGCCGCAATTCCAGACTCGAGAAAGAAACGTCTGACATCTGGAAGGCTCAGTCCGTTCAGGAACTTGACCTTTTGATGTGCAGAGACGagccgcctgctcgccgcggaGTACCGCTGGCTTTTTCCCTGATTCAGGCGCCGGAGCCCGCGACTCCCGCCGGACACGCGACATGGTATGCTGCGTTCCGGTACGCTCCGTGGCATTCTCCTGACCAGTACCCGCTTAGGGCCACGGTACCCTGGCTGCGGGTACTCttcagcatcgtcgccgcgtcgcagTTGACGACTTTCCAGTTCAAACAATTCGCCGAGGACATGCTTGACCATATGCTCGACCTCATAAGGGTCCGCGCGACGGAGCGCGAGTACCTGGGTTCCATCATGCGCAAGCTTGCCTTGTCAGTGGATGAAAGGAATTGGAGAACGATCCTGGATCTGTATGCTGAGCGAGAGGCGCAACGATCGTAG
- the ADE12 gene encoding Adenylosuccinate synthase (EggNog:ENOG503NWD9~COG:F) produces MATIILGSQWGDEGKGKLTDILCPEVRLCARAAGGHNAGHSIVANGVSYSFHLLPSGLVNPNCINLIGSGVVFHVPSFFKELGELEEKGLKTDDRILVSDRCQVNFDLHAAVDGLEEVELGARKIGTTGRGIGPSYSTKAARSGVRIHEIFDVPTFERKLRQLASGYKKRFGDLLKYDVEEEIARFKDYRQKLAPYCIDAVQFMKQAQDRNEKILIEGANALMLDIDYGTYPYVTSSNTGLGGIFTGLALNPTKIDRIIGVVKAYTTRVGEGIFKTEDLGEAGTKLQEIGREWGVSTGRKRRCGWLDLVVLKYSVSINHYTALNLTKLDVLDTFPVLKVAVAYKSPEGEELDYFPADLAFLEQCEVVYKEFEGWQKPTTHAKTFYDLPKQAREYIEFIEQYTGVKIGWIGTGPSRDDMITRAQ; encoded by the exons ATGGCCACCATCATCCTGGGCTCCCAGTGGG GAgacgagggcaagggcaagctcACCGATATCCTCTGCCCCGAGGTGCGCCTTTGCGCCCGGGCCGCT GGCGGCCATAATGCTGGGCATTCCATTGT AGCAAATGGTGTTTCTTACAG CTTCCACCTTTTGCCGTCCGGCCTCGTTAACCCCAACTGCATCAACCTCATCGGCtccggcgtcgtcttccacGTTCCCAGCTTCTTCAAGGAGCTTGGCGAATTGGAGGAGAAGGGCCTCAAGACCGACGACCGCATCCTCGTCTCGGACCGCTGCCAGGTCAACTTTGACCtccatgccgccgtcgatggcctcgaggaagTCGAG CTCGGCGCGCGCAAGATTGGTACCACCGGCCGCGGTATTGGTCCCTCGTATAGCACAAAGGCCGCCCGTAGCGGCGTCCGCATCCACGAAATCTTCGACGTGCCCACCTTCGAGCGCAAGCTGCGCCAGCTTGCGAGCGGCTACAAGAAGCGCTTTGGCGACCTGCTCAAgtacgacgtcgaggaggagattgcGCGCTTCAAGGACTACCGCCAGAAGCTCGCGCCGTACtgcatcgacgccgtgcaGTTCATGAAGCAGGCCCAAGACAGGAACGAGAAGATACTCATCGAGGGCGCCAACGCCCTCATGCTCGACATTGACTACGGCACGTACCCCTAtgtcaccagcagcaacaccgGTCTCGGCGGCATTTTCACCGGCCTGGCCCTGAACCCCACCAAAATTGACCGCATCAttggcgtcgtcaaggcctACACcacgcgcgtcggcgagggcatctTCAAGACGGAGGACCTTGGCGAAGCCGGCACCAAGCTCCAGGAGATTGGCCGCGAGTGGGGCGTCAGCACCGGCCGCaagcgccgctgcggctggctcgacctcgtcgttcTCAAGTACTCGGTCTCCATCAACCACTACACGGCCCTCAACCTGACCAAGCTCGATGTGCTGGACACATTCCCCGTCCTCAAGGTGGCCGTCGCCTACAAGTCccccgagggcgaggagcttgacTATTTCCCCGCCGATCTGGCCTTCCTCGAGCAGTGCGAGGTCGTGTACAAGGAGTTTGAGGGCTGGCAGAAGCCCACGACTCACGCCAAGACCTTT TATGATCTGCCTAAGCAGGCGCGCGAGTATATTGAGTTCATTGAGCAGTACACTGGG GTCAAGATTGGCTGGATCGGCACCGGTCCTTCGCGCGATGACATGATTACCCGCGCTCAGTAA
- a CDS encoding uncharacterized protein (COG:S~EggNog:ENOG503NXUG), translated as MCTKRIQERTHLLDKQATRQTLRQLLQEAMLALPSRAPFLDRSRKVLGKIDRWLHYQAPSRLQDMVESIQHLARLDGLPGMLDSIPNRQMDPGSRSSLLNMIRKLARYRDAARYLCRTAKKFAIVRRMEMKIAALPRQAFGTTPSLSKTEEPPSTFAGMQVSKKQKKQLGQCLGLLGRSEKDAVKKIMERKRSVLSEAKVHAEIQLIHYFETPRSQPYPRVICSSKDACFLCNAFITMHKKFYTPRCHGKLYPGWRLPLFTPGGDLERRFVNTLSNIVQQSLTLTLQRRKKIMNPYPLESTVPTIVLSDSTIVSSEHVAVDDAEGGALQIRAESSLSPGRAPPKEQAAAHYSDEGPCQSTDAHRRDEAVPVHIEPAIRSTKPAVLPLGKQLAVTVPANNASPALYEAWPLELQIEYSAPAPDRGKTLLCHLERLKDDDAEAVRNTRNATILDGTLLWESVTLRPEDFHDFYISAGGTLLRVSLA; from the coding sequence atGTGCACCAAGAGGATACAGGAGCGAACACATCTCCTCGACAAACAGGCGACGAGACAGACCCTGAGACAGCTCTTGCAGGAAGCTATGCTAGCGCTTCCGTCCCGCGCTCCATTCTTGGATAGGTCAAGAAAGGTACTGGGCAAGATTGATCGATGGCTTCACTATCAGGCCCCGTCGCGTTTGCAAGACATGGTGGAGAGCATCCAACACTTGGCGCGGCTGGACGGCCTACCCGGCATGCTGGACTCAATTCCGAACCGACAAATGGACCCCGGCTCACGAAGTAGCCTGCTGAACATGATAAGGAAGCTTGCGCGGTACCGCGATGCGGCTAGATATCTGTGTCGCACGGCCAAGAAGTTTGCCATCGTGAGACGGATGGAGATGAAGATTGCTGCCCTTCCTCGCCAGGCTTTCgggacgacgccctcgctgTCCAAAACCGAGGAGCCGCCGAGCACATTCGCAGGGATGCAAGTGTCCAAGAAGCAAAAAAAGCAGCTCGGCCAATGCTTAGGCCTTCTTGGGCGTTCCGAAAAGGATGCTGTCAAGAAGATTATGGAGCGAAAGCGCAGCGTCCTATCCGAAGCAAAGGTCCATGCCGAGATACAGCTCATCCACTATTTCGAAACACCGCGCTCCCAACCATACCCGCGGGTCATTTGTTCCAGCAAAGATGCTTGCTTTCTTTGCAACGCCTTCATCACCATGCACAAAAAGTTTTACACGCCGCGATGCCACGGCAAGCTATATCCGGGATGGCGTCTGCCGCTCTTCACGCCGGGGGGCGACCTCGAACGGCGCTTCGTCAACACGTTGAGCAACATCGTACAGCAAAGCCTGACCTTGACCTTGCAGAGACGAAAGAAGATCATGAACCCGTATCCGCTTGAGAGTACAGTGCCCACCATTGTACTTTCGGACTCGACAATCGTCAGTTCGGAACATGttgccgtcgatgacgcGGAAGGCGGCGCGTTGCAAATAAGGGCGGAGTCGTCTCTCTCGCCCGGCAGGGCCCCTCCCAAAGAGCAGGCGGCTGCCCATTACTCTGACGAGGGGCCGTGCCAATCTACTGATGCACACCGGCGTGACGAGGCCGTCCCGGTGCACATCGAACCTGCCATTCGGTCAACAAAGCCAGCTGTGCTACCGCTTGGCAAACAACTCGCTGTAACCGTGCCGGCTAATAAtgcctcgccggcgctgtACGAAGCTTGGCCACTAGAGCTGCAAATCGAGTACTCGGCTCCAGCGCCCGACCGTGGGAAAACCCTGCTTTGCCACCTCGAGCGGCTTAaagatgacgatgcagaGGCGGTGAGGAACACTCGGAATGCTACGATACTGGATGGGACCTTGTTGTGGGAGAGCGTCACCCTACGCCCAGAGGATTTCCACGACTTTTATATCAGCGCTGGAGGCACTTTGCTCCGTGTTAGTCTGGCGTAG
- a CDS encoding Uracil phosphoribosyltransferase (EggNog:ENOG503NZFN~COG:T~COG:Z), which produces MANLPTNVHVSSHPCLQAKLSQLRSRSADSCAVKALVHDISLLVACEALARNLTAATGPSDETPLGFTYTTTTTSPETMCIVPILRSGLAMVDAVQTMLPVSVPIHHLGMYREQTTLAPVEYYNNLPSRTSTSKEANPPQTSSSSSSPPPQPSSLAIIVDPVIATGGTCAAAIQTLREWGARRVLVLALLGAEEGVRKAAAEWPEGTELWLAGLDGRLTPQGMLDPGLGDIGDRLYLTMGK; this is translated from the exons atggcgaACCTCCCCACCAACGTGCACGTCTCGTCCCACCCCTGCCTCCAGGCCAAGCTCTCCCAGCTAcgctcccgctccgccgactcctgcgccgtcaaggccctcgtccacgacatcagcctcctcgtcgcctgcgAGGCCCTGGCGCGCAACCTGACGGCGGCAACTGGCCCCAGT GATGAGACGCCCTTGGGCTTCACGTacaccactaccaccacctcccccGAAACAATGTGCATCGTGCCCATTCTCCGCTCTGGCCTCGCCATGGTAGACG CCGTCCAAACCATGCTCCCCGTCTCCGTCCCCATCCACCACCTCGGCATGTACCGCGAGCAAACCACCCTCGCCCCCGTCGAGTACTACAACAACCTCCCGAGCcgcacctccacctccaaGGAGGCCAACCCCCCGCaaacctcctcctcctcatcatcaccgccccCGCAACCGTcctccctcgccatcatcgtcgaccccgtcatcgccacgggcggcacctgcgccgccgccatccagaCCCTGCGCGAGTggggcgcccgccgcgtcctcgtcctcgccctcctcggcgcaGAGGAGGGCGtccgcaaggccgccgccgagtggCCCGAGGGCACCGAGCTCTGGCTCGCTGGCTTGGACGGGAGGCTCACCCCGCAGGGCATGCTGGACCCGGGGCTGGGCGACATTGGCGATAGGCTGTACTTGACCATGGGCAAGTAA
- the LIG4 gene encoding DNA ligase (ATP) (EggNog:ENOG503NUX9~COG:L) translates to MSFSTPCSRRAPSLSSLSLHSFELIGGSKRASGITKMSRASQTQDSDAQREEEIQYGASDLRKDELDDKYPNRPRNHSKTLAFHDLFLELFNPLNENKKQPAGGPASKKGPRGAHSLSPQEQRRHIIERFITRWRKEVGDDFYPALRLILPDKDRDRGVYGLKESAIGKLLVRLIKIDKNSEDGYNLLHWKIPGQTMAARLAGDFAGRCFEVISKRPMRTDVGDMTIAEVNEQLDRLAASSGEAENLRIFETFYKRMNAEEMMWLIRIILKQMKVGATEKTFLYLWHPDGEALFSVSSSLRRVCWELYDPEVRLEHEEAGISLMQCFQPQLAQFQMPASFQRMIELLRVTEEDPEFWIEEKLDGERMQMHMVEDQDHPGGMRFCFWSRKAKDYTYLYGNGFMDDNSALTRHLKNAFASGVRNLILDGEMITWDMGINKIVPFGTLKTAALSEQQNKSDSDAAGHRPLFRVFDILYLNDKQLTQYTLRDRRRALEKAVDPVHRRLEIHSYTPATSADAIEPLLREVVANASEGLVLKNPRSMYRLNSRNDDWLKVKPEYMSEFGESLDCLIIGGYYGSGRRGGMLSSFLCGLRATQNHIQAGANPEKCFSFFKVGGGFRGEDYAEIRHHTEGKWIEWDPKNPPSEYIELGGGEAKQLERPDVWIRPKDSVVVSVKAASVGPSDSFARGITLRFPRFRRLRLDRSWDSALNVEEFQELKKRVDAESKEKAMTVEDRKRRNPKRVKRQVVIAGEDTAPVAFEGDKSRVFEGLQFCVLSESLKPYKHTKAQLETIVKENGGAVSQRAAKDMVFIADKKVVKAASLIKDGSVDIIRPRWIKDCLEQSNDGVGDAAAGYLLPYEECHLFHATDETRAAAMHNTDQYGDSYARDTSVEELRDVLADMPKLESLGEAFDASVFLRELEERQKGLGDLRGFMFRGCVVHFRPAEEAATAGARQRLLLSKLARYVEYAGGRVEDALGGGDGVVTHVVIVGDDAMEMGEVADEVRREVSGWRRIPRVVTGGWVEESWAEKTRLDEEQYAVP, encoded by the exons ATGAGCTTCAGCACACCATGTAGTCGCCGCGCTCCATCACTTTCTTCTCTCTCACTGCACTCTTTCGAGCTAATCGGGGGGTCAAAGCGTGCCTCTGGAATAACCAAGATGAGCCGCGCGAGCCAAACCCAGGACTCCGACGCTCAACGTGAGGAGGAGATTCAATATGGCGCCTCTGACTTGAGAAAGGATGAGCTGGATGACAA ATACCCCAACCGCCCGAGGAACCACTCCAAGACCCTGGCGTTTCACGATCTCTTCCTCGAGCTGTTCAACCCGCTCAATGAGAACAAGAAGCAGCCGGCGGGGGGCCCAGCAAGCAAAAAGggcccgcgcggcgcccacAGCCTGTCCCCGCAGGAGCAGCGCAGACACATCATAGAGCGGTTCATCACGCGCTGGCGTAAGGAAGTGGGCGACGACTTCTACCCGGCGCTGCGCCTCATCCTGCCGGACAAGGACCGCGACCGCGGCGTCTACGGCCTCAAGGAGAGCGCCATCGGCAAGCTACTTGTCAGGCTCATCAAGATTGACAAGAACTCTGAGGATGGCTACAACCTCCTGCATTGGAAGATCCCCGGGCAGACCatggccgcgcgcctcgcggGCGACTTTGCCGGCCGCTGCTTCGAGGTCATCTCCAAGCGCCCGATGCGGACCGACGTCGGCGATATGACCATTGCCGAAGTcaacgagcagctcgacaggttggcggcgtcgtcgggcgaggccgagaatCTCCGCATCTTTGAGACGTTTTACAAGCGCATGAATGCCGAGGAGATGATGTGGCTGATCCGCATCATCCTCAAGCAGATGAAGGTGGGCGCCACGGAAAAGACGTTCCTCTACCTGTGGCAcccggacggcgaggccctctTCAGCGTGTCGTCGAGCCTGCGCCGCGTGTGCTGGGAGCTGTACGATCCGGAGGTGCGGCTCGAGCacgaggaggcgggcatCTCCCTCATGCAGTGCTTCCAgccgcagctcgcccagTTCCAGATGCCGGCGTCATTTCAGCGCATGATTGAGCTGTTGCGTGTCACCGAAGAGGACCCCGAGTTCTGGATCGAGGAGAaactcgacggcgagcgcatGCAGATGCACATGGTCGAGGACCAAGACCACCCGGGTGGTATGCGCTTCTGCTTCTGGTCGAGAAAGGCCAAGGACTACACCTATCTATATGGCAACGGCTTCATGGATGACAATTCGGCGCTGACGAGGCACCTCAAGAATGCCTTTGCGTCGGGCGTGCGCAACCTCATTCTCGACGGCGAAATGATCACTTGGGACATGGGCATCAACAAGATTGTGCCGTTTGGGACGCTCAAGACGGCTGCCCTCTCCGAACAGCAGAACAAGTCCGACTCGGACGCCGCGGGCCACCGTCCGCTATTTCGCGTCTTCGACATTCTGTACCTCAACGACAAGCAGCTTACGCAGTACACGCTGCGCgaccgtcgacgcgcccTCGAAAAGGCCGTCGACCCCGttcatcgccgcctcgagaTCCACTCGTAcacgcccgcgacgtcggccgaCGCCATTGAGCCCCTGCTtcgcgaggtggtggccaaCGCCTCCGAGGGCCTCGTGCTCAAGAACCCGCGGTCCATGTACCGGCTCAACAGCCGCAACGACGACTGGCTCAAGGTCAAGCCCGAGTACATGTCCGAGTTTGGCGAGTCGCTCGACtgcctcatcatcggcggctACTACGGCtccgggcgccgcggcggcatgttGTCGAGCTTCCTGTGCGGGCTGCGCGCCACGCAGAACCACATCCAGGCGGGCGCCAACCCAGAAAAGTGCTTCAGCTTCttcaaggtcggcggcgggttccGCGGCGAGGACTACGCCGAGATTCGGCACCACACCGAGGGCAAATGGATCGAGTGGGACCCCAAGAACCCGCCGTCCGAGTACAttgagctcggcggcggcgaagccaAGCAGCTGGAGCGGCCGGACGTGTGGATCCGGCCCAAGGACTCGGTCGTCGTGTCCGTCAAGGCGGCCAGCGTGGGACCGTCCGATAGCTTCGCGCGGGGCATCACGCTGCGCTTCCCGCGGTTCCGCCGTCTGAGGCTCGACCGCAGCTGGGACTCGGCGCTCAACGTCGAGGAGTTCCAGGAGCTCAAGAAGAgggtcgacgccgagtcCAAGGAGAAAGCCATGACGGTCGAGGACCGCAAGAGGAGGAACCCGAAGCGCGTGAAGCGCCAGGTCGTCATCGCGGGCGAGGACACGGCGCCGGTGGCGTTTGAGGGCGACAAGTCGCGTGTCTTCGAGGGCCTGCAGTTCTGCGTGCTGTCCGAGTCGCTCAAGCCGTACAAGCACACCAAGGCCCAGCTCGAAACCATTGTCAAGGaaaacggcggcgccgtgtcccAGCGCGCTGCCAAAGACATGGTTTTCATCGCGGACAAGAAGGTCGTCAAGGCGGCCAGCCTGATCAAGGACGGCAGCGTGGACATTATTCGACCCCGCTGGATCAAGGACTGCCTGGAGCAATCCAacgacggcgttggcgatgccgccgcggggtACCTCCTCCCATACGAGGAATGCCACTTGTTCCACGcgacggacgagacgagggcgGCTGCGATGCACAACACGGACCAGTACGGGGACAGCTACGCGCGAGACACgtccgtcgaggagctgcgcgacgtctTGGCCGACATGCCAAAGCTGGAGAGCCTGGGGGAGGCCTTTGACGCGTCCGTCTTCTTGCgagagctggaggagcgACAGAAAGGCCTAGGCGACCTACGAGGGTTCATGTTCCGGGGGTGCGTCGTGCACTTTCGGCccgcggaggaggcggcgacggcgggcgcgcggcagcggctgctgctgagcaaGCTGGCGCGCTATGTCGAGTACGCAGGCGGTCGTGTGGAGGATGCgctcggaggcggcgacggggtgGTGACGCATGTGGTGATTGTAGGGGACGACGCGATGGAGATGGGTGaggtggccgacgaggtgcgcaGGGAAGTGAGCGGCTGGCGCCGGATACCCAGGGTCGTgacgggcgggtgggtggAGGAGAGCTGGgcggagaagacgaggcTGGACGAGGAACAGTACGCGGTGCCGTGA
- a CDS encoding uncharacterized protein (EggNog:ENOG503Q3MS~TransMembrane:8 (i189-208o220-238i303-324o353-379i400-418o430-449i456-475o520-542i)~COG:D) encodes MSAREYPSAGQTPREASPSRRHPTSEAVAYDAPGSYHNVDDVHTAVPEADPASGYMRRITSEECHDCEDGDADAVPSRRRSPGRAPARKTSSASSSRRPKQPASVANDDCYTAPDCWANLDELAAASPVQNVTDGPIYRHHSLEETRSRDQEDRRSHSSRGRHQDAVPPVAGSDSYDKQTHISSLATQIYTLSYLVFFSLLGTLARVGLTALTHYPDTPVIFTTIWANFGGSLIMGFLGEDRMLFRYEWGTPAYDRVLERAKREDEESAGTSGGSGPAASATKEAVVDLAAAKKAHLATKKTIPLYIGLATGFCGSFTSFSTFIRDVFLAMSNDMVAPGFGTQAVSRNGGYSFMAMLAVIITTVCLSLGGLFVGAHLAIASERFTPSIPFRIARRILDPLAVFLGWGCWLGAVLLSIFPPHDNWRGRATFALVFAPLGCLLRFYLSLWLNGRFACFPLGTFTANIFGTAVLGMAWDIANVPVGGLVGCQVLQGVEDGFCGCLTTVSTWVAELSSLRRRNAYVYGTASVVAAFAVMVAVMGGLRWTDGFAALNCH; translated from the coding sequence ATGAGCGCGCGCGAGTACCCCTCCGCGGGTCAGACTCCGCGCGAAGCCTCTccgagtcgccgccatcccaCCAGCGAGGCGGTCGCCTACGACGCCCCCGGCAGCTACCACaatgtcgacgacgtccacACCGCCGTGCCCGAGGCCGATCCCGCGTCCGGGTATATGAGGCGCATCACTTCCGAAGAGTGCCACGACTgcgaagacggcgatgcggATGCGGTACCTTCGCGACGGCGCAGccccggccgcgcgcccgcccgcaaaacgagctcggccagcagcagcagacggccgaagcagccagccagcgtcgcAAACGACGACTGCTACACGGCGCCCGACTGCTGGgccaacctcgacgagctcgccgctgcGTCGCCTGTGCAGAATGTCACCGACGGGCCCATATACCGACACCACAGCCTCGAAGAGACGCGCAGCCGCGACCAAGAGGACCGTCGGAGTCACTCGTCCCGCGGACGACACCAAGACGCCGTGCCCCCCGTGGCAGGGAGCGACAGCTATGACAAACAGACACACATATCCTCGCTTGCGACCCAAATATACACGCTCTCCTATTTAGTCTTCTTTTCCCTGCTCGGCACCCTCGCGCGTGTCGGCCTCACCGCGCTGACGCACTATCCCGACACGCCCGTCATTTTTACTACCATCTGGGCCAActtcggcggcagcctcATCATGggcttcctcggcgaggaccgCATGCTGTTCCGCTACGAGTGGGGTACACCCGCGTACGACAGAGTGCTCGAACGCGCAAAGCGTGAAGATGAAGAGAGCGCTGGCACGTCGGGCGGATCGGGACCCGCCGCTTCTGCAACCAAGGAAGCCGTAGTGGACCTTGCGGCAGCAAAGAAGGCGCATCTTGCGACCAAGAAGACGATTCCGCTCTACATTGGTCTGGCTACGGGCTTTTGTGGCAGCTTTACCAGCTTCTCGACCTTTATTCGCgacgtcttcctcgccatgtCCAACGACATGGTGGCGCCCGGGTTTGGCACACAGGCGGTAAGCCGCAACGGCGGCTACTCCTTTATGGCGATGCTGGCCGTCATCATAACCACGGTCTGCCTCTCGCTTGGTGGCCTGTTTGTCGGAGCACACCTTGCCATCGCGTCGGAACGCTTCACTCCGTCGATACCATTCCGCATCGCGCGCCGCATCCTCGACCCactcgccgtcttcctcggctgGGGTTGctggctcggcgccgtgctgctaTCCATATTTCCGCCGCACGACAAttggcgcgggcgggcgacatTTGCGCTCGTCTTCGCGCCGCTGGGCTGCCTCCTGCGCTTTTATCTCTCGCTGTGGCTCAACGGACGGTTCGCCTGCTTCCCGCTGGGCACCTTTACGGCCAACATCTTTGGCACGGCGGTGTTGGGCATGGCGTGGGACATCGCCAATGTCCCCGttggcgggctcgtcgggTGCCAGGTgctgcagggcgtcgaggacggctTCTGCGGCTGCCTGACGACCGTGTCCACGTGGGTCGCCGAGCTGAGCAgcctgaggaggaggaatgCGTACGTCTACGGCACGGCGagcgtggtggcggcgtttGCGGTCATGGTGGCGGTCATGGGCGGGCTGCGGTGGACGGATGGGTTTGCGGCGCTCAACTGCCATTGA